The genomic region CGTGCAACCCCTCGTCGAGGTGGGCGCCGACCGGGGCGCCATCCTCGCCGCCATCGACCGCATCCGGCCGGGTGGCAGCACCAACCTCTTCGGCGGCTGGGCCGAGGGGCTGTCGCAGGTGATGAGCTGCCCCACCCCGGACGCCGTCAACCGCGTCGTTATCCTCAGCGACGGCATGGCCAACGCCGGCGTGACCGACCGCGGCCGGATCGCGCGGGACGTGACCGAGGCGGTCGCGCACGGCGTCACCACGACCGCCATGGGCCTCGGCCGGGACTACGACGAGCACCTGCTCCGCGCCGTCGCGGACGCCGGGCGCGGCAACTACGCGTTCCTGGCGGACGAGCGCGCCGTGTCGGTCGCCTTCGAGGAAGAGGTCGCCGGCCTGAGCTCCCTGCGCGGCCGCGCTGTCCGGCTCGCCGTGGAACCTCGCGCCGCCGCACGCCTCACCTGGGCAGACCCGGCGGTCGCCGCTGCCCTCGGGTTGGGGGCGGATGCCGACGGGGTCGCCCTCCCCGACCTCGTCGCCGGCCTGCCCGCCGACTACCTGCTCACCCTCTCGGCGGGGGCCGGTGCCGAGGGGCTCGGGTTGACGCTCGGCTGGGAAGACGTCCTCACCGGCCGCCGCGAGGAGGCGCGGTTCGAGCTGGACCTCCCCCTGCTCGACGACGCCGCCTGGCGGACCGCCCCGGAGGACGCGCGCGTCGTGGAGGCGCGGGGCCTCCTCGCCATCACGGCCCTGAAGCGCCGCGTCGCGGTGGCGGCCCAGGCCGGCGACGTAGAGGGCGGCATGGCGCTCCTCCGCGACCTCCACGCCCTGATAGCCCACCTGCCCGTCGGCGAGACGCGCAGGCGCGAGGAGGACGAAGCTACGGCCCTCCTCAACTACTTGAGAGCCAGCGACACCGCCATGGCCCAGAAGATGGCGTGGGCGCAAGCGCGCCGCAACGTCAGGAGCCGCTCCGACGAGAAGCGCGACCTGATGATGCGGCTCGAGCGCGAACGCCGCTTCGAGAAGGAGCGCCTCGCGCGCGCCGCCGGCGTGGCCACCCTCGTCCCCACCGAGGTCCTGTTCGAGACGACCGCCCTCGGCGGCACCCGCGTGCAGGTCGTGAAGGGAGACATCACCGACCAGGCCGTCGACGCCGTGGTCAACTCCACCAGCCGCTCGCTCATCGGGGTCGGCGGGGTCGACGGCGCGCTCGCCCGCGCCGGCGGACCCGAGCACATGGCCGCCATGCGGCAGATCGGCAGCCTCGACTACGGCGCCGCGGCCTTCACGCCCGCCTACGGCATCCCCGCCAAGTACGTCATCCACACGGCCGCGCAGCCGTGGGACGGCGGCAAGCCAGCGGTGGGCATCTTGAAGCTCTGCTACCACACCGTCTTCGCCCTCGCCGAACAACTAGGAGTCAAGTCAATAGCGTTCCC from Trueperaceae bacterium harbors:
- a CDS encoding macro domain-containing protein — its product is MTSNAPTALPMPSLTVVPAKPGLPAGGGELDLLVTVSVEHPALEVDRKPLSLALVIDRSGSMSGQPLAAAKAAAQVAVRMLVPGDWVSVVTFESRVEVVQPLVEVGADRGAILAAIDRIRPGGSTNLFGGWAEGLSQVMSCPTPDAVNRVVILSDGMANAGVTDRGRIARDVTEAVAHGVTTTAMGLGRDYDEHLLRAVADAGRGNYAFLADERAVSVAFEEEVAGLSSLRGRAVRLAVEPRAAARLTWADPAVAAALGLGADADGVALPDLVAGLPADYLLTLSAGAGAEGLGLTLGWEDVLTGRREEARFELDLPLLDDAAWRTAPEDARVVEARGLLAITALKRRVAVAAQAGDVEGGMALLRDLHALIAHLPVGETRRREEDEATALLNYLRASDTAMAQKMAWAQARRNVRSRSDEKRDLMMRLERERRFEKERLARAAGVATLVPTEVLFETTALGGTRVQVVKGDITDQAVDAVVNSTSRSLIGVGGVDGALARAGGPEHMAAMRQIGSLDYGAAAFTPAYGIPAKYVIHTAAQPWDGGKPAVGILKLCYHTVFALAEQLGVKSIAFPAIGTGNYGFPAWIAAEVAADAAVPWLTRGTFDLVRLVAFDDATGAAFVAAAEKR